A window of Variovorax paradoxus genomic DNA:
ATCGACGCCATGCTCGCGCCGCCGCCCGCAGTCACCGGCTTCCTGCTGGTGGATTCCTTGCTGGCCGGCCGCGCAGACGCCTTTGCCTCGGCCGCCGGCCGGCTGCTGCTGCCGGCGGTGGCCATGGCGCTCTTCTCGCTCGCGCCGCTGGCGCGGCTCATGCGCGCGTCGCTGCTCGGCGTGCTGCGCAGCGACCCGGTGCGCACGGCGCGCGCGCTCGGGCTGCCGCGCCGCGCGGTGCTGGCGAGCGCGCTGCACCTGGCGCTGCTGCCGGTGGTCACGGGCGCGGGCATGGTGTTTTCTTACATGCTCAGCGCCAACGTGGTGATCGAGAAAGTGTTCGCCTGGCCCGGCATCGGCAGCTATGCGCTCGATGCGCTGCTGGCCTCCGACCACGCGCCGCTGCAGGGCTTCGTGCTGCTGGTGGCGCTGCTGTTCGTGGGTGTGAACCTGGGCGTCGACCTGCTGCATGGCCGGATCGATCCGCGCGCGGGGAGCCAGGCATGACGGCGCGCCGCCCCCGCATCGGCGCAGGCGCCGCCACGGGCCTGCTGCTGCTGGCGCTGTTTCTCGCCGCCGCGCTGCTCGGCCCGGCGCTGGCGCCCTTCGATCCGCTAGCCACCGACGTACTGAATCGCCTGCAGCCGCCCGGGGCCGCGCACTGGTTCGGCACCGACGCGCTGGGCCGCGACCTGCTCTCGCGCGTGCTCGTTGCCACCCGGCTCGACCTGGGCATGGCGGCCGGCGCGGTGGTGCTTTCCCTGCTGCTGGGCAGCGCGCTGGGCGCCTGGTGCGGTTTCGTCGGCGGGCGCATCGACCGCTGGATCGGCCGGCTGGTCGACGTGCTGATGGCGTTCCCGCTGTTCGTGGTTGCCATGGCGCTGGTCGCGGCATGGGGCAACAGCGTCGCCAACATCGTCTACGCCACGGCGCTGATCAACCTGCCCTTCTACATCCGGCTGGCACGCAGCGAAGTGGGCGTGCGGCGCAACGCAGGCTATGTGCTGGCCGCGCGCCTGGGCGGCGCGACCGCGCCGCGCCTGCTCTTCGGCGTGCTGCTGCCGCACGTGCTGCCGATGCTGGCGGTGCAGGGGTCGATCAACCTGGGCTGGGCATTGCTCAATGGCGCCGGACTGTCCTTCATCGGGCTGGGCGTGCGGCCGCCGACGGCGGAATGGGGCGTGCTCGTGAGCGAGGGGGCGCCCTACATCATCACCGGCCAATGGTGGCTCGCCTTCTTCCCGGGACTGGCGCTGTTCGCGGCCGTGGGCTGCTTCACGCTGCTGGGCGATGCGCTGCGCGACCTGCTCGATCCGCGCGGCGCCGCGGAGGCAGCCCAGGCATGAGCACGCCGCTGATGGAGGCCGAGAGCCTGAGCCTGCGCTTTCAAACGCCCTCGGGCCTGGTGAACGTGCTCGACAACGTCAGCTTCACCCTGCACACCGGTGAAACGCTGGGACTGGTCGGCGAGAGCGGCTCGGGCAAGTCGGTCACCGCGCTCGCGCTGGCCGGCCTGCTCGATGCGCGCGCGCAGATGCGGGCGCGGCGGCTGCGTTTCCAGGGCCGTGACCTGCTGGACGGCCAGGGCGCGCCCAACGCCGCCGCATGGCAGGGGCTGCGCGGGCGCCGCATCGGCTTCGTGTTCCAGAGCCCGCGGCGCGCGCTGCATCCGCTGCGCACCGTGGGCGACCAGCTGCAGCAGGTGCTGCGGGTACACCGGGGCCTGACGGCCGGCGCGGCGCGCCTGGAAGCGCTCGCGTGGATCGAGCGCGTGGGCCTGAGCGAGCCGGGCCGCCGCTTCAAGGCCCATGCGCACGAACTCTCCGGCGGCCAGTGCCAGCGCGTGATGATCGCGCTGGCACTGGCCGGCGAGCCCGAGCTGCTGATCGCGGACGAGCCCACCACCGGCCTGGACGTGAGCACGCAGGCCCGCGTGCTCGACCTTGTCGCCGGGCTCGCGCGCGAGCAGCACCTGGCCACGCTGCTGATCACCCACGACCTGGCGCTGGCAGCCCAGCGTTGCGCGCGCATCGCGGTCATGCACGCGGGGCAGTTGGTGGAGACGCTGCCCTGCGCCGGGCTGCGCGACGGCGCGGCGCACCCGTACACGCGGCAGCTGCTGCGCGCCACGCCGCAATCGGCCGCCACGCTCGACGCGCTGCGCAGCGTGGACGGCACCGTGCCCGATCTCACGCGCACCGACCTGCCCGCCTGCCGCTTCGCCGAACGGTGCGACAAAGCCGACGCACGCTGCCGCTCGCAAGCCCCGCCCAAAACGCGCTTCGGCACACAGCACGCGCTGTCGTGCTGGCACCCGGTGCAAGTCATTCATCCATCGCTCCCCATCGCCGCATGACCGCTTCCCACACGCCCCCTGACACCGACCATGGCTTTGCCGGCCT
This region includes:
- a CDS encoding ABC transporter permease, which translates into the protein MTARRPRIGAGAATGLLLLALFLAAALLGPALAPFDPLATDVLNRLQPPGAAHWFGTDALGRDLLSRVLVATRLDLGMAAGAVVLSLLLGSALGAWCGFVGGRIDRWIGRLVDVLMAFPLFVVAMALVAAWGNSVANIVYATALINLPFYIRLARSEVGVRRNAGYVLAARLGGATAPRLLFGVLLPHVLPMLAVQGSINLGWALLNGAGLSFIGLGVRPPTAEWGVLVSEGAPYIITGQWWLAFFPGLALFAAVGCFTLLGDALRDLLDPRGAAEAAQA
- a CDS encoding ABC transporter ATP-binding protein yields the protein MSTPLMEAESLSLRFQTPSGLVNVLDNVSFTLHTGETLGLVGESGSGKSVTALALAGLLDARAQMRARRLRFQGRDLLDGQGAPNAAAWQGLRGRRIGFVFQSPRRALHPLRTVGDQLQQVLRVHRGLTAGAARLEALAWIERVGLSEPGRRFKAHAHELSGGQCQRVMIALALAGEPELLIADEPTTGLDVSTQARVLDLVAGLAREQHLATLLITHDLALAAQRCARIAVMHAGQLVETLPCAGLRDGAAHPYTRQLLRATPQSAATLDALRSVDGTVPDLTRTDLPACRFAERCDKADARCRSQAPPKTRFGTQHALSCWHPVQVIHPSLPIAA